One segment of Thermococcus profundus DNA contains the following:
- a CDS encoding adenylosuccinate synthetase, translating to MPSYIVVGGQWGDEGKGSIIAYLTLKDGPEVIARGGVGTNAGHSVFINGKKYAVRQLPTGFMQTKARLLVGAGVLVDPEVFFHELEHLKDFNVAERVGIDYRCAIIEEKHKQIDRSNHHLHEEIGTTGSGCGPANADRVMRTAKLAKDVKELEPYLTDVAAEVNDALDEGKLVLVEGTQGFGLSLYYGTYPYVTSKDTTASAIASDVGIGPTRVDDVIVVFKSFPTRVGAGPFPTEMSQEEAEKLGLVEYGTVTGRRRRVGWFDFEFARYSARLNGATMLAVTMLDKYDREAFGVTDYDKLPKRAREFIEEIEEKVGVPVGLIKTGPEMGHIIDLRENI from the coding sequence ATGCCGAGCTACATCGTTGTTGGTGGTCAATGGGGAGACGAGGGCAAGGGTTCCATAATAGCCTACCTTACCCTGAAGGACGGGCCTGAGGTGATAGCGCGCGGTGGCGTTGGAACGAACGCCGGCCACAGTGTTTTTATAAACGGGAAGAAGTACGCAGTGAGACAGCTCCCGACTGGCTTTATGCAGACCAAAGCCCGGCTTCTCGTTGGTGCGGGCGTCCTCGTTGACCCGGAGGTCTTCTTCCATGAGCTTGAGCATCTGAAGGACTTCAACGTTGCCGAGAGGGTTGGGATAGATTACCGCTGCGCGATAATTGAGGAAAAGCACAAACAGATTGACAGGAGCAACCACCACCTTCATGAGGAGATCGGAACCACGGGAAGCGGCTGCGGGCCTGCAAACGCGGACAGGGTCATGAGGACTGCGAAGCTCGCAAAGGACGTCAAGGAGCTTGAGCCCTACCTAACAGACGTCGCTGCCGAGGTGAACGACGCCCTCGACGAGGGTAAGCTCGTCCTCGTTGAGGGAACCCAGGGCTTTGGATTGAGCCTCTACTACGGAACCTACCCCTACGTGACTTCCAAGGACACCACCGCCTCGGCCATAGCAAGCGACGTTGGCATCGGGCCGACGAGGGTCGATGACGTTATCGTTGTGTTCAAGAGCTTTCCAACGAGGGTCGGGGCCGGCCCGTTCCCGACGGAGATGAGCCAGGAAGAAGCTGAAAAGCTTGGCCTCGTTGAGTACGGAACCGTCACTGGAAGAAGGAGGAGAGTTGGCTGGTTCGACTTTGAATTCGCCCGCTATTCTGCCAGACTAAACGGCGCCACGATGCTCGCGGTGACCATGCTCGATAAGTACGATCGGGAGGCCTTTGGCGTCACCGACTACGACAAACTTCCGAAGAGGGCCAGGGAGTTCATCGAGGAGATAGAAGAGAAAGTTGGAGTTCCCGTTGGCCTCATAAAGACCGGCCCGGAAATGGGGCACATAATAGACCTGAGGGAGAACATCTGA
- a CDS encoding SDR family oxidoreductase, with protein MLRDKLVVVTGGAGFIGSHIAWELVKDNEVIIIDNLYTGKEENVPPGAKLVKADIRDYETIAELISNADYVFHEAAQVSVVESVRDPVFTEEVNVLGTLNILKALLEGHGKLIFASSAAVYGDNPNLPLKETERPRPLSPYGVTKWGAEEYLRVFHELYGLPVVALRYFNVFGPRQGFNQYAGVISIFINRALKGESLVIFGDGKQTRDFIYVKDVVKANLLVAESRRANGKVFNVATGKQTSILELATKIIEITGSNGSIIFDKPRPGDIKHSLADISEIKKLGFEPEWGLEEGLKRTVEWYASNAASG; from the coding sequence ATGCTGAGGGATAAACTCGTCGTTGTAACCGGGGGAGCCGGCTTCATAGGCTCTCACATAGCTTGGGAGCTCGTTAAGGACAACGAAGTGATAATCATAGACAACCTCTACACCGGAAAGGAGGAGAACGTCCCGCCCGGAGCGAAGCTCGTCAAAGCGGATATAAGGGATTACGAAACGATAGCTGAGCTTATAAGCAACGCGGACTACGTCTTCCACGAGGCGGCTCAGGTGAGCGTCGTCGAGAGCGTTAGAGACCCGGTTTTCACTGAGGAAGTCAACGTTCTGGGAACCCTCAACATTCTGAAGGCCCTTCTTGAGGGGCACGGAAAGCTGATATTCGCCTCTTCCGCCGCAGTCTACGGCGACAACCCGAACCTTCCGCTGAAGGAGACTGAGAGGCCGAGACCGCTCTCACCCTACGGAGTTACCAAGTGGGGGGCTGAAGAATACCTCCGCGTTTTCCACGAGCTCTACGGCCTTCCTGTCGTTGCGCTCCGCTACTTCAACGTCTTCGGGCCGAGGCAGGGTTTCAACCAGTACGCGGGGGTTATAAGCATCTTCATAAACCGCGCGCTGAAAGGGGAATCATTAGTCATCTTCGGCGACGGGAAGCAGACTAGGGACTTCATCTACGTCAAGGACGTGGTCAAGGCAAACCTACTCGTTGCCGAGAGCAGAAGAGCCAACGGAAAAGTCTTCAACGTTGCCACTGGAAAGCAGACGAGCATTCTTGAGCTGGCGACCAAGATAATCGAGATAACCGGCTCCAACGGATCAATAATCTTCGACAAGCCGAGGCCCGGCGACATAAAGCACAGCCTTGCAGACATTTCCGAGATTAAAAAGCTTGGGTTTGAGCCCGAGTGGGGTCTTGAGGAAGGCCTTAAAAGAACTGTAGAGTGGTATGCCAGCAACGCCGCTAGCGGATGA
- a CDS encoding VIT1/CCC1 transporter family protein, with translation MEATKLARKFYTDEYQDSVLYARLAREEKDETLKREFLRLSNIESKHAKFWHDFLVKRGVEVPRVKVGRLKLLSVRILRKLLGPGAVASLLEMGENSAVEKYFEFLTSFELEEGERKALSAVILDELEHEHFFAETKKRFHTENIRDFVLGMNDGLVELLGAVTGLSAVYVNAPRIVGISGLIVGVAGALSMAIGAFISVRSQRQVNESVRKRMEVLFRVSPDRAREELLDRLRDSGMPEEIAEEVAQKLASNHEALMKLLVGEEEGENEVRSALYTGLAYIFGVSFPVLPYFLASSSLAALPFSVLLAGTALAIVATLISVLSGISIRTKVLEMVTTGLGAAFLSYLFGRLMENLFHISAL, from the coding sequence ATGGAGGCAACGAAACTAGCCAGAAAGTTCTATACTGACGAATATCAGGATTCTGTTCTCTACGCTAGGCTCGCCAGAGAAGAAAAGGATGAAACCCTCAAGAGGGAGTTTTTGAGGCTTTCAAACATAGAATCAAAGCACGCGAAGTTCTGGCACGATTTCTTGGTCAAACGGGGTGTTGAGGTTCCCCGCGTTAAAGTTGGAAGGCTGAAGCTCCTCTCGGTTAGGATCCTCAGAAAGCTCCTTGGGCCGGGGGCGGTTGCCTCGCTCCTTGAAATGGGAGAGAACTCAGCGGTTGAGAAGTACTTTGAGTTCCTCACAAGCTTCGAGCTGGAGGAAGGGGAGCGAAAAGCCCTCTCCGCGGTGATACTTGATGAACTAGAGCACGAACACTTCTTTGCCGAGACCAAGAAGCGGTTCCACACTGAAAACATAAGGGACTTCGTTCTCGGCATGAACGACGGTCTAGTTGAGCTTTTGGGAGCGGTTACCGGCCTCTCGGCGGTTTACGTCAACGCCCCCAGGATAGTGGGGATAAGCGGCCTCATAGTGGGTGTAGCGGGGGCCCTTTCGATGGCAATAGGGGCGTTCATCTCTGTGCGCTCCCAGAGGCAGGTCAACGAGAGCGTTAGGAAACGTATGGAGGTCCTCTTTAGGGTTTCCCCCGACAGGGCCAGGGAGGAACTTCTAGACAGGCTCAGGGACAGCGGCATGCCTGAGGAGATAGCCGAGGAGGTCGCCCAGAAGCTCGCCTCCAACCACGAGGCACTCATGAAGCTCCTCGTGGGGGAGGAGGAAGGGGAAAACGAAGTCCGCTCTGCCCTCTACACGGGCCTCGCGTACATCTTCGGCGTTTCGTTCCCCGTGCTACCCTACTTCCTGGCGTCATCATCCCTAGCGGCACTTCCCTTCTCTGTACTCCTGGCGGGAACGGCTCTGGCCATCGTGGCGACGCTTATATCGGTGCTCTCTGGGATCTCAATAAGGACGAAGGTCTTGGAAATGGTCACGACCGGCCTTGGGGCGGCCTTCCTGAGCTATCTCTTCGGCAGGCTGATGGAGAACCTATTCCACATCTCTGCCCTCTGA
- a CDS encoding class II SORL domain-containing protein, which translates to MLSETIKSGDWKGEKHVPVIEYEKEGDLVKVEVSVGKEIPHPNTPEHHIAWIQLWFQPEDGAFPILVGKVEFSNHSDPLTEPRAVFFFRTQKKGKLYALSYCNIHGLWENEVALE; encoded by the coding sequence ATGCTTAGCGAAACCATAAAGAGTGGAGACTGGAAGGGGGAGAAGCACGTCCCCGTTATAGAGTACGAGAAGGAGGGCGACCTCGTCAAGGTCGAGGTCTCCGTTGGAAAGGAGATACCGCACCCGAACACCCCGGAGCACCACATAGCCTGGATACAGCTCTGGTTCCAGCCCGAGGATGGGGCCTTCCCGATACTCGTTGGGAAGGTCGAGTTCAGCAACCACAGCGACCCGCTCACCGAGCCGAGGGCGGTCTTCTTCTTCAGGACTCAGAAGAAGGGTAAGCTCTACGCACTCAGCTACTGCAACATTCACGGCCTCTGGGAGAACGAGGTTGCGCTCGAGTAA
- a CDS encoding rubrerythrin family protein, with the protein MTVKRAMTRKFLEEAFAGESMAHMKYLIFAEKAEKEGYPNIAKLFRAIAHAEFVHAKNHFIALGKLGKTPENLQAGIDGETFEVEEMYPVYNNAADFQGEKDAVRTTRYALEAEKIHAELYKKAKETAEGGKDIEIERVYICPVCGYTAVDEAPEYCPVCGAPRDKFVVFE; encoded by the coding sequence ATGACAGTCAAAAGGGCAATGACAAGGAAGTTTCTGGAGGAGGCCTTTGCCGGGGAGAGTATGGCTCACATGAAGTACCTCATCTTCGCCGAGAAGGCTGAGAAGGAGGGCTATCCAAACATAGCCAAGCTCTTTAGGGCTATAGCCCATGCCGAGTTCGTTCACGCCAAGAATCACTTCATAGCCCTCGGCAAGCTTGGAAAGACTCCTGAGAATCTGCAGGCGGGGATAGACGGTGAGACATTCGAGGTCGAGGAAATGTACCCGGTTTACAACAACGCCGCCGACTTCCAGGGTGAGAAGGACGCGGTTAGGACAACCCGCTATGCCCTCGAAGCTGAGAAGATACACGCCGAGCTCTACAAGAAAGCCAAGGAAACCGCGGAGGGCGGAAAGGACATAGAGATAGAGAGGGTGTACATCTGCCCCGTCTGCGGCTACACGGCTGTGGATGAGGCGCCCGAGTACTGCCCGGTCTGCGGGGCACCGAGGGACAAGTTCGTGGTGTTTGAGTGA
- a CDS encoding RAD55 family ATPase, with protein MSRISTGIEGLDEMLNGGLIPGRAYLVKGGPGAGKTTLAMHFLMDGVKKGEKCLYVSLEEPVSSLKEDMRNFGFDLENPNIKLVDATPVGEKRSIFADVFYEDFAVSFEKLTRAIIQELKAEKYSRVVIDPITMLKLTIKDELEYRRTFMSFLKVVASHGATVIFTSELAESDVEEYLVSGVIEMNVIEGRGKPLRGIKIRKFRGSSFDEETRPYKITDRGIVVYSRESIF; from the coding sequence ATGTCAAGAATTTCCACGGGGATTGAAGGCCTCGACGAAATGCTCAACGGCGGCCTCATCCCCGGTAGGGCGTATCTCGTGAAAGGTGGACCTGGAGCAGGAAAGACGACCCTTGCTATGCACTTTCTTATGGATGGCGTTAAAAAGGGGGAGAAATGCTTGTATGTCAGCCTTGAAGAGCCGGTCTCTTCTCTCAAAGAGGACATGAGAAACTTTGGCTTTGACCTTGAGAATCCGAATATAAAGCTCGTAGATGCGACACCGGTTGGGGAAAAGAGGAGCATTTTTGCAGACGTTTTCTACGAAGACTTTGCGGTCAGCTTTGAGAAGCTCACGAGAGCAATAATCCAAGAGCTCAAGGCAGAGAAATACTCAAGAGTGGTCATAGACCCCATAACAATGCTCAAGCTCACGATTAAGGACGAACTTGAGTATAGAAGAACCTTCATGTCGTTTTTAAAGGTGGTGGCCAGCCACGGAGCGACGGTCATCTTCACCTCGGAGCTTGCCGAAAGCGACGTTGAGGAGTACCTGGTGAGCGGCGTTATAGAGATGAATGTAATCGAAGGACGTGGAAAGCCCCTCAGGGGCATTAAGATCAGGAAGTTCAGGGGAAGCTCCTTTGACGAGGAGACAAGACCGTACAAGATAACCGACAGGGGCATAGTAGTTTACTCCCGTGAGTCTATATTTTAA
- the pfdA gene encoding prefoldin subunit alpha, translating to MAENVGKNEKLERLAYEYQLLQAQAQLLSQNLELLTLARNELTAVKETLEGLKNMEGEKLEILVPIGGGSFLKGIIEDKDNAIISMGAGYSAERPLDEAVELIEKRIKEYDDAIVKTQEGLKKLEAQLQSLAKKAQELQG from the coding sequence ATGGCCGAAAACGTCGGAAAGAACGAGAAGCTTGAAAGACTAGCTTACGAGTACCAGCTCCTTCAGGCGCAGGCACAGCTCCTTAGCCAGAACTTGGAACTCCTCACACTGGCAAGAAACGAACTCACGGCCGTTAAGGAAACCCTTGAAGGTCTGAAGAACATGGAAGGCGAGAAGCTGGAGATCCTGGTGCCGATAGGCGGCGGCTCTTTCCTCAAGGGAATTATAGAGGACAAGGATAACGCCATCATCAGCATGGGAGCGGGCTACTCCGCTGAGAGGCCGCTTGATGAAGCCGTTGAACTCATAGAGAAGAGGATCAAGGAATACGATGACGCCATAGTTAAGACCCAAGAGGGACTCAAGAAGCTTGAAGCCCAGCTCCAGTCCCTAGCCAAGAAGGCGCAGGAACTCCAGGGATAA
- the rd gene encoding rubredoxin, protein MAKWKCLVCGYIYDEDEGDEDSGIAPGTKFEDLPDDWVCPLCGAPKDMFEKIE, encoded by the coding sequence ATGGCGAAGTGGAAGTGCTTAGTTTGTGGATACATCTATGATGAGGATGAGGGGGACGAGGACAGCGGAATCGCCCCCGGAACCAAGTTCGAAGACCTTCCGGACGACTGGGTCTGCCCGCTCTGCGGCGCTCCCAAGGACATGTTTGAAAAAATTGAGTGA
- a CDS encoding DUF2341 domain-containing protein, giving the protein MRALKSAGLLMLVLSITVVGLAVPTINVSVEEIGEGSQRLVSPVLDGSIWFNLGLSGGELVFPRDLPSGTRIYVSLEDSNNNTVAYNYSITLSSDLPAGSVLGYSLENPSNAARTDVVRAVVTIVTPNYQTTLTSGTITVNVREIGVGIANTTKFCTPITIAERSGNDLYNYSVLIALDDSGNTDSELWKVDWNVINASNLYFTDENGSPLYFWVQYLDANARIAYLWVKLPKLPADSKEVVCLNYGVWPNPYAGYHDLYKTFLFVDDFYAFNASTWESNSPITVNGGVLQLSAGQWLWTRRSFGQHYAVHIAAYMGSDDGRRFDNAPNNGNIVYYSLGPFLMGYIAPDNTAYADGAGGAYIFGSLRLDAKGSLRFVIPADPDSSGYWSASVASNSYQLQAGSYISMTLYNGRLSFYQKTSGLDWGNISTYTQISTYTVNVDGDGRIGFGQWSGGPSYYGWVVVRNYADPEPSVSVGYWYYKLVFYPQPPAAAATDFSTASRALPLRSSNALQEDGMGLLAVPLSGTPRAVLHESTPQTENGERRGK; this is encoded by the coding sequence ATGAGGGCGTTAAAATCAGCCGGCCTCCTAATGCTGGTTCTATCCATTACCGTCGTCGGGTTAGCAGTCCCCACCATAAACGTCAGTGTAGAGGAGATTGGGGAGGGTTCCCAGCGGCTGGTTTCGCCGGTCCTGGACGGTTCTATATGGTTCAATCTGGGGCTCAGCGGGGGCGAACTCGTCTTTCCGCGGGATCTCCCCTCCGGGACTCGGATCTATGTTTCGCTCGAGGACTCGAACAATAACACCGTTGCGTACAACTATTCCATAACACTTTCAAGTGATCTCCCGGCCGGAAGCGTCCTTGGATATTCACTTGAAAACCCCAGCAACGCCGCCAGGACGGATGTTGTCAGGGCCGTTGTTACGATCGTAACTCCAAATTATCAGACGACGCTGACTTCCGGGACCATAACCGTGAATGTAAGGGAGATTGGGGTGGGAATAGCCAACACTACGAAGTTCTGCACCCCGATAACCATAGCAGAGAGAAGTGGGAACGACCTCTACAACTACAGCGTTCTGATTGCGCTGGACGACTCGGGCAACACCGATTCCGAGCTGTGGAAAGTTGACTGGAACGTTATAAACGCGAGCAATCTGTACTTCACCGATGAAAACGGCAGCCCCCTCTATTTCTGGGTCCAGTATCTTGATGCAAACGCCAGGATCGCTTATCTCTGGGTTAAGCTCCCGAAACTCCCTGCAGATTCTAAGGAGGTCGTTTGCCTCAACTACGGTGTGTGGCCTAACCCGTATGCGGGCTATCACGACTTATATAAAACGTTCCTCTTCGTGGATGATTTCTACGCTTTCAACGCCTCAACATGGGAGAGCAACTCGCCGATAACGGTTAACGGCGGGGTTTTGCAGCTCTCCGCTGGACAGTGGTTGTGGACACGGAGAAGCTTCGGGCAGCATTACGCGGTCCACATAGCTGCTTACATGGGATCGGATGATGGGAGGAGGTTTGATAATGCCCCCAATAATGGGAACATCGTCTATTACTCCCTCGGACCTTTCCTCATGGGGTATATTGCCCCGGACAACACTGCATACGCGGACGGTGCTGGAGGCGCGTACATATTCGGAAGCTTACGCCTAGACGCCAAAGGCTCACTTAGGTTTGTCATCCCTGCTGATCCAGATTCCAGCGGATACTGGAGTGCCTCTGTTGCAAGCAACAGTTATCAACTACAGGCGGGAAGCTATATCTCCATGACACTGTACAACGGCAGGCTTAGTTTTTATCAAAAGACATCCGGCTTAGACTGGGGTAACATCAGCACGTACACGCAGATTTCAACCTATACTGTGAACGTAGATGGGGATGGAAGGATAGGTTTTGGCCAGTGGAGCGGAGGGCCCAGTTATTACGGATGGGTCGTGGTTCGGAACTATGCCGATCCGGAGCCTTCTGTATCCGTGGGGTATTGGTACTACAAACTCGTTTTCTACCCGCAACCTCCTGCCGCCGCGGCCACAGACTTCTCAACCGCCTCTCGAGCACTTCCGCTGAGATCAAGCAATGCCCTTCAGGAGGACGGAATGGGGCTTCTAGCGGTGCCCCTTTCCGGAACCCCTCGGGCGGTACTTCACGAATCCACACCCCAAACAGAAAACGGGGAGAGGAGAGGAAAATAA
- a CDS encoding CBS domain-containing protein — MVHIPRPIDPAIIKRIRKELGITQEELARKAGVTQAYVAKLESGKVDPRLSTFNRILQALLECKKAIPKAKNVMSSPVISVKPYEKVENVIRLMNSHNISQIPVISGTKVVGSVTEKSLVRRSLEYEDIYDRKVLEVMDEPFPIVTEEEDIEAVKYLLEEHPAVLVQDKTGKIVGIITRVDIFKQKRDRESL; from the coding sequence ATGGTGCACATCCCACGTCCAATAGATCCAGCGATCATCAAGAGGATACGCAAGGAGCTTGGAATAACGCAGGAAGAGCTCGCTAGGAAGGCGGGGGTCACCCAGGCCTACGTGGCAAAGCTGGAGAGCGGAAAAGTGGATCCGAGGCTCTCAACCTTCAACAGGATCCTCCAGGCCCTTCTGGAGTGCAAGAAAGCCATTCCAAAAGCAAAGAACGTTATGTCGTCCCCGGTGATCTCCGTCAAGCCGTACGAGAAGGTCGAGAACGTCATCAGGCTCATGAACTCCCACAACATCTCTCAAATCCCCGTTATAAGCGGCACGAAAGTAGTCGGTTCTGTTACTGAGAAATCCCTCGTGAGGCGGAGCCTCGAGTACGAAGACATCTACGACAGAAAGGTTCTGGAGGTTATGGACGAACCCTTCCCTATAGTTACTGAGGAAGAGGACATTGAAGCCGTGAAATACCTTCTCGAGGAGCATCCCGCCGTTCTCGTCCAGGACAAGACCGGAAAAATAGTGGGCATCATAACGCGTGTGGACATATTCAAACAGAAGAGGGACAGGGAAAGCCTTTAA
- a CDS encoding alpha/beta hydrolase-fold protein, with product MKPGIARLLAIIVSVLIVASSGCMGGGEKTASSSPSRTSTTATPASGSPTTQTTSTAPITSTASETRTSPSSTVTASPSTTTAISHTHTTTTTTTTTTTTSTAETSGTVKVTFIVSVPDYTPKNDSIYIAGDFNGWNPGDEAYKLQKRDDGKWAITLEFPRGKVIEFKFTRGSWETVEKGKNGEEIPNRRFVFRSSGTYEFTVYNWRDYVEEVGVGEHTVTGNVKTFKMFIPQLNRTRRIWVYLPPDYETKEKKRYPVLYMFDGQNLFDSATSFAGEWGVDEALERLYNESGFSLIVVGIDNGGDKRIDEYAPWVNGEYGRGGEGDAMVRFIVETLKPYIDAQYRTVPNETGIMGSSLGGLMAVYAGFAYPETFKYVGAMSSAFWFNPQIYDFVKNSTSGPVRIYLDWGTDEGDNPTAFAESNEKMVQILKEKGYVEGKNLKVVVDEGGEHNEYYWGKRFPNAVLWLFGG from the coding sequence ATGAAACCCGGTATAGCGAGGCTCTTAGCCATCATAGTATCAGTTTTAATCGTTGCGTCGAGCGGATGCATGGGCGGGGGCGAGAAGACAGCATCGTCTTCTCCCAGCCGAACGTCAACCACCGCAACCCCGGCCTCCGGAAGTCCTACCACTCAAACAACATCAACAGCTCCCATCACGAGCACGGCCTCCGAGACAAGGACCTCTCCAAGCTCCACTGTAACTGCAAGCCCGAGCACGACCACCGCTATCTCCCACACCCACACCACAACGACGACAACCACGACCACTACAACCACCAGTACCGCTGAGACATCAGGGACGGTCAAAGTTACGTTCATTGTCTCGGTCCCTGACTACACCCCCAAGAACGACTCGATTTACATAGCGGGAGACTTTAATGGGTGGAACCCGGGAGATGAGGCGTACAAACTCCAGAAGCGCGATGATGGGAAGTGGGCGATAACGCTCGAATTCCCCCGTGGAAAGGTCATAGAGTTCAAGTTCACGCGCGGCTCTTGGGAGACCGTCGAGAAGGGCAAGAACGGCGAGGAGATTCCAAACCGGAGGTTTGTCTTCAGAAGCAGCGGGACCTACGAGTTCACCGTCTACAACTGGCGCGACTACGTGGAGGAAGTAGGGGTTGGCGAACACACGGTAACCGGAAACGTCAAGACGTTCAAGATGTTCATCCCCCAGCTCAACAGGACGAGGAGGATATGGGTGTACCTCCCACCAGACTACGAGACAAAAGAAAAGAAGCGCTACCCTGTCCTGTACATGTTCGACGGCCAGAACCTCTTCGACAGCGCAACTTCATTCGCAGGTGAATGGGGCGTCGACGAGGCCCTCGAAAGGCTCTACAACGAGAGCGGCTTCTCATTGATAGTTGTCGGTATCGACAACGGCGGAGATAAGAGGATCGATGAATACGCCCCATGGGTGAACGGGGAGTACGGAAGGGGCGGCGAGGGCGACGCAATGGTTCGCTTCATAGTCGAGACCCTCAAACCGTACATCGACGCCCAGTACCGCACCGTTCCCAACGAGACCGGGATAATGGGCTCCTCGCTCGGTGGGCTGATGGCGGTCTACGCTGGCTTTGCCTACCCCGAGACGTTCAAATACGTAGGAGCGATGAGCTCGGCCTTCTGGTTCAACCCCCAAATTTACGACTTCGTGAAGAACTCTACCTCCGGCCCAGTTAGGATTTACCTTGACTGGGGGACGGATGAGGGGGACAACCCAACCGCCTTCGCCGAGAGCAACGAGAAAATGGTCCAAATTCTGAAGGAGAAGGGCTACGTGGAAGGGAAGAACCTCAAGGTCGTGGTCGATGAAGGAGGAGAGCACAACGAGTACTACTGGGGCAAACGCTTCCCGAATGCTGTGCTATGGCTCTTCGGCGGTTGA
- the moaC gene encoding cyclic pyranopterin monophosphate synthase MoaC: protein MGRELTHVDEKGVKMVEVGHKDVVFRKAVAKGRIRLKPKTIELIKAGKAKKGNVIAAAQIAGILAVKKTPELIPLCHPIPLTGVDISFEFGEDYIEATCEVRAYYKTGVEMEALTGVSVALLTIWDMVKAVEKDENGQYPFTRIEGIHVVEKVKGSGG, encoded by the coding sequence ATGGGCAGGGAACTCACCCACGTCGATGAGAAGGGCGTCAAGATGGTTGAGGTGGGCCACAAGGACGTGGTCTTCAGGAAGGCCGTTGCAAAGGGCAGGATAAGGCTGAAGCCGAAGACGATAGAGCTTATCAAAGCCGGGAAGGCAAAGAAAGGGAACGTCATAGCGGCGGCGCAGATAGCTGGCATTCTGGCCGTGAAGAAAACGCCGGAGCTCATCCCCCTCTGCCACCCGATACCGCTCACCGGCGTCGACATTTCGTTTGAGTTCGGGGAGGATTACATAGAGGCCACCTGCGAGGTAAGGGCCTACTACAAGACGGGCGTCGAGATGGAAGCCCTCACGGGCGTCAGCGTTGCCCTTCTGACGATATGGGACATGGTAAAGGCAGTGGAGAAGGACGAGAACGGCCAATACCCGTTCACGAGGATAGAGGGCATTCACGTCGTCGAAAAGGTGAAGGGGTCTGGAGGGTGA